The genomic stretch TAGTCTACCTCAAAAGTAGTGATTGAAAACTGcatttaactgttaaatatttatttggaaaaacatGCTATATTTAACTCATGTTTTTTTAAGCTGAATAGTaccattacataattattatattgttaaaataaattaatatatttaattcttattcttACCCAAAACCAACGATAtacgagggcaaatcaaatataaacggtaattttacTGTTGACTGTACCAAACACGTTCGGACGTGATGCGGCTGGGGGCGATTGTCGTTTTGCTTAATAGGAGTGGGGGGAACTGCTTGCTTCAAACTAGCGTTGTGTTCTGCCTTCAGTACAGCCATGACCGAGCAAGAGGTACATCCATCTGTTGCGCAACGCatcgtcataaaatttttaacaaatgaaggtgttaagcAGGCACCTTTTACTCGTTTTACTCGTTTGCAGGCACAGTTTGGGGACACTACTCTGTCTCAAAATCGAGTGTATACGTGGGCCAGAGAATTTAGGGATGGCCGAGAACGTGTTGAAAACGAAAGTCATGGTCGACGCCCAAGGTCAAGTCTTACAGATGACAACATTAGTGCGATTCGACAGCTTATTGAAGGTGATCGCCGGTTAACTGTTCAAGAAATCTCGTCGGAAATTGGTATCAGCTACGGGAGTGTTCAGTCTGCAATCACAGACCACCTTGGcttcagaaaaattagtgctcgCTGGGTTCCGAGGTTGTTGACCGGAAATCAAAAACAGGTCAGGTCGGAGATTGCTGGGAGACTTCTGCAACGATTTCAAGAAGAAGGTGAAGATTTTTTGAGGCGCATCGTCACATGTGATGAGACGTGGGTCCACCAAAACACTCCCGAATCGAAAATGGCAAGTAAGGAGTGGCGAAGGAAGGATGAAGGCTGCCCAGTGAAAGCCAAAACTCGTCTCTCAGCCGGAAAAGTTCTTGCAACAATTTTTGTTGATTCAAGGGGAGTTCTACTCATTGATTTTCTTCACGATCAACGAACAGTGAATGCGGCTTACTACTGCCAGGTGCTACAGTCAGCAAAAACCAGTTACCGGAACAAAAGACGAGGTGTGCCCATTAGAGATGTCatccttctccatgacaacgcaaggcctcacaccgcattGTTGACAAGGGATAAATTGGAAGAAATGGGCTGGGAAACTCTCGAACACCCTCCTTACAGTCCAGACCTGTCcccttgtgactattttttgtttgCGCCCCTGAAAGAATCACTTGGAGGAAAacgatttgaaaacaatgaagacATCGAAAAGCACGTGCGCGATTGGTTAACAACTCGCCCTCAATCTTTTTATGAACAGGGAATATTCAAGCTTCCAAATCGGTGGCAGAAGTGCGTAGATAATGCAGGagactacattgaaaaatgttgaaagtaTAGTTTCTGTAtagtattattcaataaatataattttgaaaattaccgtttatatttgatttgccctcgtaTAACAAGTTAGTACTTGGTAACCACTTCAATATGAAGAATTTAGTTCAatacattctttataaaatataaaaagttaatattacatattttcaagCAGTTTAAGTCTGTATGTCCAGGTGTGTTGAATTAGGTTTGTAATGTACTGGGTTTATAATTACTAAGCACATCTGAAGCTACTGATACCATAATGGTGCTCTAGAATTTATGAACACTTAAACACAACTCTAGAACTTATTACGAGTCTTAATAGTCAACAATTTCCTAGGGGAGGATAATCAGACCTGGGTCTTTGAGGTATTCTACACtccccaaaataattttctatatacttAACGTAATAAGCAAttgtttatttcgaaatttatgacttttaattaaaattctgcataaaatttaattaaaattctttattctttgttctttgttttataGTACTTATTGCAACTTCTTGTTTTATAGCAACAAAGCATGTGTTGTAACTTTAAATCAATCTGATTTCTAAACATAGTACTATAAAGAATCATCAAGGATaattcaaattgtaataaaatatacagttatgaAACTTGCTCGATAATACAATATTCACCAAAGGCTACATGGACAACATAACCTATGTTTGTGTCTGGAGGATATCCTGTTAGAGCTTATGTGCGAGACACGGATAACTGTTTAGCTTAGTTAAGATACATTTCAGTTAGGCTCAGGCATGACTCAAGCCTTATGAATATTCTTCGCCACATTTTCCtattgttcaaaaacatctttgtTCTCTCTAACAAGTGTTAATTACAGGAGACTGTCCTACATCAGTGCCAGTCTGTAGTATGGCACTACCTCAATAGTTTTAATAgtagtaacaaaaaaaaatagtCCCAACATATGACACTAACTTATCTGTTTATAtactaaagtttttatttgtaaagaggGTTCTGGAAGGTAAACGTATTAACCTTGTTGGAGCCCCTACAAACAACAATACAGTACATTTGAATATCCCAGATAGAACAACTACATACAACTAATTTCTTAGTCTTGTAAATCGATTTGTTTATTTGTTGCATTGGAATTGTAAAACATGTTATGAAGAAGCTAAACTCTGTGATTTATGCGTTCTGGCAAATGGAATTTCTCTGTAATCATTGAATGCTTAAGTCTGTGTATCATGTCCATATTCAATCACATATTTGTTTTGGTATAGGCTTATACACTTctgtaacaaaaacaaacacagATAAATTACTGAAGTTAAAAAAgcggaattaaaataatatttaatctaaaacatgatgattttgtaaaagaacactttataaatttgaaaattttaactgtgTGCGGTATGCATACAGTATATCCTTGAAACTATTTAATTGCAAACCAAAATTTTCTTGAACCTAATAATGTAGGCTTTAATGTACATAGTTACAATATaaggaaaatatgtttatttcagaACACCACCCTTTACAGATTTACAAAAAACCCAAGTTACACTGGGAAAACATTGTTGTTAACTTTAGCCATTAATTTATAGATTAGATATTTTTCATTGTTGTGGatacaaattttgtaatgaaaagaaaatttaaagtgtaaaataataatcacaagttgtgttttttttttatatatttagaagtatTTATACGTGTTGAGTTAGGTCATTATAGTTATGGCAGTATCCGTTTGCACTTGGTAGtacatattgttaataaataaagaatatctgAGTTGAACggcattttaaatgtatgttagtACAATGTcaagtatttaatgttttataaatctaTACAGATTTTGCTTATCAGActtttttactgtttaatgtGTAGCTATACCTATTACctataaatgttagaaaaataatcaaaaaataatcaaaatataaacataaatatacaaattggaaatgtttttgtactttcttacttactttttttatattacacttcAAGTGATCTCATTTTAACAATATCTTTTTGAATCTCTTGTTAAAGAACTTTCATTGTTGACAGGATTTCATTCAATTGTTgacaataatattagtaataatcccAAATATTTTGAAAGCTCTTTTAAACAAACCATGGTATCAACTCACTAAAACCCTTTCTTTGGTGTAACATAAAATAGTAACATATAGTCTAGTAGTAATAATAACTATTGTATATGTAAATTAAGTTGGGTAATTAATGTTCtataacaaaacagttttatttatgaagttttctataatttgataatctcttaattataaaaaataacatgtaatgTCTTGGTGATATAcaaattgttttgatattttaaaatgtatcttaaatttaactgtttatattattttatgtcacaAAAGGCTACAATTAGTACCATTTTATGACCATTGGTAAAATAGTACGTAAAAAATTGACtttatttaggaaaaaatgtatatttttatttagattacaataataattaaacacaaaCTGACCCAAATAATTCTTATGCTGGCGCCTGAAAGTGGTCTACTGTTTTATCATTTGATTCCTAAACCTGGATTTTGAGTAAAAAGTATCTATattgtagtaattaatttttaagcataaaattatcttcatcattttat from Homalodisca vitripennis isolate AUS2020 chromosome 2, UT_GWSS_2.1, whole genome shotgun sequence encodes the following:
- the LOC124355764 gene encoding histone-lysine N-methyltransferase SETMAR-like — encoded protein: MTEQEVHPSVAQRIVIKFLTNEGVKQAPFTRFTRLQAQFGDTTLSQNRVYTWAREFRDGRERVENESHGRRPRSSLTDDNISAIRQLIEGDRRLTVQEISSEIGISYGSVQSAITDHLGFRKISARWVPRLLTGNQKQVRSEIAGRLLQRFQEEGEDFLRRIVTCDETWVHQNTPESKMASKEWRRKDEGCPVKAKTRLSAGKVLATIFVDSRGVLLIDFLHDQRTVNAAYYCQVLQSAKTSYRNKRRGVPIRDVILLHDNARPHTALLTRDKLEEMGWETLEHPPYSPDLSPCDYFLFAPLKESLGGKRFENNEDIEKHVRDWLTTRPQSFYEQGIFKLPNRWQKCVDNAGDYIEKC